A single region of the Vicia villosa cultivar HV-30 ecotype Madison, WI linkage group LG4, Vvil1.0, whole genome shotgun sequence genome encodes:
- the LOC131597564 gene encoding uncharacterized protein LOC131597564, translated as MAAQSSQFQEETRSNFRNTGSSIKNLEIQMSQIAQQLANSQQPGALPSSTVTNPKDHNNVSAIVTRSGKGKGVVENNDEEEEPLLEVDLEIKENEVEAEEVVVMEPTPKEKAVEQKPAVKLPFPIRNKKKREHEKNFDKFLEMFKKLEINIPFLEALEQMPTYAKFMKDIISKKRTINRDPIILTKMCSAILQGMKIPVKKKDRGSVTIPCTIGDRSFKKALIDLGASVSLMSLSIYKRLGIGNVQDSRMTLQIADHSVKRPYGIVEDVLVKIDKFVFPVDFVILEMPEDEEIPIILGRSFLETGRCLIDIEEGK; from the coding sequence ATGGCAGCTcaaagctctcagtttcaagaagaaacaaggagtaaTTTCCGGAATACGGGTTCGTCcattaaaaatctggaaattcaaatgagtcagatagcacagCAATTAGCAAACTCTCAACAGCCGGGTGCATTACCAAGTTCCACAGTTACCAATCCTAAAGATCATAATAATGTGAGCGCTATTGTTACTAGGAGCGGTAAAGGGAAAGGTGTAGTTGAAAATAATGATGAGGAAGAGGAACCATTGTTGGAGGTAGACTTGGAGATAAAAGAGAATGAGGTAGAAGCTGAGGAAGTGGTCGTGATGGAACCAACACCAAAAGAGAAGGCGGTTGAGCAAAAGCCAGCAGTAAAACTTCCTTTTCCGATAAGGAACAAGAAAAAAAGGGAACATGAGAAGAATTTTGACAAGttcttggagatgttcaagaaGCTGGAGATTAATATTCCATTCTTGGAGGCATTAGAACAAATGCCTACTTATGCAAAATTTATGAAGGacatcatctccaagaaaagaaccATCAATCGTGACCCTATTATTCTAACCAAGatgtgtagtgctattttgcagggtatgaagattccggtGAAGAAGAAGGATCGAGGTTCCGTGACTATTCCTTGTACAATTGGGGATAGGTCGTTCAAGAAAGCTCTAATTGATTTGGGGGCTAGTGTGAGCCTTATGTCGTTGTCTATCTACAAGAGATTGGGGATAGGTAACGTACAGGATTCAAGAATGACACTCCAGATTGCTGACCACTCTGTGAAAAGACCGTATGGGATAGTAGAAGACGTGCTTGTGAAAATTGACAAATTCGTGTTCCCAGTGGATTTTGTGATTCTAGAGATGCCGGAAGATGAGGAGATCCCTATTATCTTAGGAAGGTCATTTCTAGAGACAGGGCGATGTTTGATAGACATTGAAGAAGGCAAATGA